A window of the Lolium perenne isolate Kyuss_39 chromosome 7, Kyuss_2.0, whole genome shotgun sequence genome harbors these coding sequences:
- the LOC127314604 gene encoding solanesyl-diphosphate synthase 1, mitochondrial isoform X1, whose amino-acid sequence MRLFRRLILAGLLRSTSTTYAVSPKPVNVCNGERFLSSSCYCDITRHQTSGGAGSTAKEMLDPFALIKDEVSEITYRLRSMVVSEVPELTSAAGYFFRAGAEGKRTCPTVLLLMASALRIDTPESIIGSKNELRARHMRVAEITEMIHAASLIHDDVLDVADTRRGMDSLNSAVGNKLAVLAGDFLLFRAFSAAGSLDNTEVVSLLATALNNLVTGELMQMTITPAQRCRMDYYLQKTYYKTAALISNSCKAVAVLAGQTAEVVGLAYQYGRHLGIAYQLIDDILDFTGTSASLGKGSLSDIHQGIVTAPLLFAMEEFPELHEIVERGFDDPSDVATALEYLSKSRGIERTKLLATEHAKLAADAVDSLPEVEDRVALISRQALKDLAQKLISRTK is encoded by the exons ATGAGGCTGTTTAGACGCCTTATTCTCGCCGGTCTCCTTCGCTCAACCTCCACCACTTATGCCGTTTCCCCAAAGCCAGTG AATGTCTGTAACGGAGAAAGATTTCTCTCAAGTTCGTGTTATTGTGACATCACTAGACATCAGACTTCTGGAGGAGCAGGCTCAACTGCTAAG gAGATGCTAGATCCCTTTGCTCTGATTAAGGACGAAGTCTCTGAAATCACGTATAGATTGCGTTCAATGGTGGTATCTGAG GTACCTGAATTGACATCAGCAGCTGGATACTTCTTCAGAGCTGGAGCTGAAGGGAAAAGAACATGTCCTACT GTTCTACTATTGATGGCCTCAGCTCTAAGAATAGACACTCCTGAATCTATTATTGGTTCAAAGAACGAGCTTCGTGCAAGGCACATGCGGGTTGCTGAGATAACAGAAATGATCCAT GCAGCAAGCCTTATCCATGATGATGTTCTGGATGTTGCTGATACTAGACGAGGTATGGACTCCCTGAACTCTGCAGTGGGAAACAAG CTTGCGGTGTTGGCTGGTGATTTTCTACTTTTCAGAGCATTTTCTGCTGCTGGGTCTCTTGACAATACTGAG GTTGTGTCGTTACTAGCAACAGCTCTAAATAACCTTGTGACTGGTGAGCTCATGCAGATGACCATAACTCCAGCACAACGCTGCAG AATGGATTACTATTTGCAGAAGACATACTACAAGACAGCTGCGTTGATTTCAAATAGCTGCAAAGCCGTTGCGGTTCTTGCTGGCCAAACAGCAGAGGTTGTGGGTCTTGCATATCAGTATGGCAGGCACTTG GGTATAGCATATCAGCTGATTGATGACATCCTTGATTTCACGGGCACATCCGCATCACTGGGCAAAGGCTCATTGTCTGATATCCATCAA GGAATCGTGACAGCTCCTTTACTGTTCGCAATGGAAGAGTTCCCCGAACTGCATGAGATTGT AGAGCGTGGATTTGATGACCCTTCAGACGTCGCTACT GCCCTCGAATACCTTTCAAAAAGTCGGGGAATCGAGAGGACTAAGTTGCTTGCTACTGAACATGCAAAACTGGCAGCAGACGCAGTTGATTCTCTTCCTGAGGTTGAGGACAGAGTTGCGCTGATCTCGAGGCAAGCACTCAAAGACCTTGCTCAAAAGCTCATCAGTAGAACAAAGTGA
- the LOC127314604 gene encoding solanesyl-diphosphate synthase 1, mitochondrial isoform X2 — MLDPFALIKDEVSEITYRLRSMVVSEVPELTSAAGYFFRAGAEGKRTCPTVLLLMASALRIDTPESIIGSKNELRARHMRVAEITEMIHAASLIHDDVLDVADTRRGMDSLNSAVGNKLAVLAGDFLLFRAFSAAGSLDNTEVVSLLATALNNLVTGELMQMTITPAQRCRMDYYLQKTYYKTAALISNSCKAVAVLAGQTAEVVGLAYQYGRHLGIAYQLIDDILDFTGTSASLGKGSLSDIHQGIVTAPLLFAMEEFPELHEIVERGFDDPSDVATALEYLSKSRGIERTKLLATEHAKLAADAVDSLPEVEDRVALISRQALKDLAQKLISRTK; from the exons ATGCTAGATCCCTTTGCTCTGATTAAGGACGAAGTCTCTGAAATCACGTATAGATTGCGTTCAATGGTGGTATCTGAG GTACCTGAATTGACATCAGCAGCTGGATACTTCTTCAGAGCTGGAGCTGAAGGGAAAAGAACATGTCCTACT GTTCTACTATTGATGGCCTCAGCTCTAAGAATAGACACTCCTGAATCTATTATTGGTTCAAAGAACGAGCTTCGTGCAAGGCACATGCGGGTTGCTGAGATAACAGAAATGATCCAT GCAGCAAGCCTTATCCATGATGATGTTCTGGATGTTGCTGATACTAGACGAGGTATGGACTCCCTGAACTCTGCAGTGGGAAACAAG CTTGCGGTGTTGGCTGGTGATTTTCTACTTTTCAGAGCATTTTCTGCTGCTGGGTCTCTTGACAATACTGAG GTTGTGTCGTTACTAGCAACAGCTCTAAATAACCTTGTGACTGGTGAGCTCATGCAGATGACCATAACTCCAGCACAACGCTGCAG AATGGATTACTATTTGCAGAAGACATACTACAAGACAGCTGCGTTGATTTCAAATAGCTGCAAAGCCGTTGCGGTTCTTGCTGGCCAAACAGCAGAGGTTGTGGGTCTTGCATATCAGTATGGCAGGCACTTG GGTATAGCATATCAGCTGATTGATGACATCCTTGATTTCACGGGCACATCCGCATCACTGGGCAAAGGCTCATTGTCTGATATCCATCAA GGAATCGTGACAGCTCCTTTACTGTTCGCAATGGAAGAGTTCCCCGAACTGCATGAGATTGT AGAGCGTGGATTTGATGACCCTTCAGACGTCGCTACT GCCCTCGAATACCTTTCAAAAAGTCGGGGAATCGAGAGGACTAAGTTGCTTGCTACTGAACATGCAAAACTGGCAGCAGACGCAGTTGATTCTCTTCCTGAGGTTGAGGACAGAGTTGCGCTGATCTCGAGGCAAGCACTCAAAGACCTTGCTCAAAAGCTCATCAGTAGAACAAAGTGA
- the LOC127314601 gene encoding putative F-box/LRR-repeat protein 9 isoform X2 translates to MTGDDLLWAMATLGFENYIEPLKLYLHKYRECEQLEVVPPPHCSAEGITEMGHEKAKEGLLNVDPKPSNITIHQSFPEPVTVLLPCKMLPCTMEVEPKALLESDLRDWSELPLDALSAIFMKLGTIEILMGAGLVCHSWLVTAKSPELWRFVDMTRHEVVFSKAENIMRKMAKVAIDRSDGRMESFWAQKFVSSELLDYIANRCNSLKSIRVIASGYFWDDAVTRLASKCPMLEEIEYSYQKQSWYFFKMLGAVRPELKRLRINMPWFDSDAMEREMRMEQQHDEDEEEEEEEEPYEAWEARHNQEAFAIAENLHELQLLQMTGYSLTKKGVYAILEGCPHLECLDLTDCGHLEVDDELLARCAKIRHVWLPRRWPRVHCPDLRTIGENEGEVIEPSDLYEMEARSLRDEGAMEDDSYGDNYWDDYSLPSSPDCPTAPDLRNVTCDDTRYYTYIHDYYSL, encoded by the exons ATGACGGGCGACGACCTGCTGTGGGCGATGGCGACTTTGGGGTTTGAGAACTACATCGAGCCCCTCAAGCTCTACCTCCACAAGTACAGAGAG TGTGAGCAACTGGAGGTTGTGCCGCCACCGCACTGCTCTGCCGAGGGAATCACCGAGATGGGTCATGAAAAGGCGAAAGAGGGGCTTTTAAATGTTGATCCTAAACCCTCCAACATCACTATCCATCAGAGTTTCCCTGAACCGGTGACTGTGCTGCTGCCCTGCAAG ATGCTACCTTGCACAATGGAGGTAGAGCCAAAAGCCTTGCTTGAGTCTGATCTTAGGGATTGGTCTGAGCTCCCACTCGATGCGCTTTCTGCAATCTTCATGAAGCTTGGGACAATTGAAATCCTGATGGGTGCGGGACTTGTGTGCCACTCATGGTTGGTGACGGCCAAGTCCCCTGAGTTGTGGCGTTTCGTTGACATGACACGCCACGAGGTGGTTTTCTCAAAGGCGGAAAACATCATGCGCAAAATGGCAAAGGTGGCTATAGATCGCTCTGATGGACGGATGGAGTCATTCTGGGCTCAGAAGTTCGTCAGTAGCGAACTCCTTGATTACATTGCGAACAG ATGCAACTCATTGAAGAGCATTCGGGTCATCGCCTCCGGATACTTTTGGGATGATGCAGTAACTAGGCTTGCATCTAAATGTCCAATGCTAGAAGAGATAGAGTACTCGTATCAGAAGCAGTCGTGGTATTTTTTCAAGATGCTCGGCGCAGTACGCCCAGAGCTGAAACGTCTAAGGATCAATATGCCTTGGTTCGACTCGGATGCGATGGAGCGTGAGATGAGGATGGAGCAGCAGCATGACGaagacgaggaagaggaagaagaagaggagccaTATGAGGCCTGGGAGGCGAGACACAATCAGGAGGCCTTCGCCATAGCAGAAAACTTGCACGAGCTGCAGCTCCTTCAGATGACCGGTTACAGCCTGACAAAAAAAGGGGTCTACGCCATCCTTGAAGGCTGCCCCCACCTTGAGTGTCTCGACCTTACTGATTGCGGCCATCTCGAAGTTGATGATGAGCTCCTAGCTCGCTGTGCCAAGATCAGGCATGTTTGGCTGCCACGACGCTGGCCTCGTGTTCACTGCCCAGATCTACGTACCATTGGGGAGAACGAAGGCGAAGTGATCGAACCTTCTGATCTCTATGAAATGGAGGCTCGTTCGCTGCGTGACGAAGGAGCAATGGAGGATGATAGCTACGGGGACAACTACTGGGACGACTATTCGCTCCCCTCATCCCCTGACTGCCCCACCGCCCCTGACTTGCGCAATGTGACCTGCGATGACACCAGATACTACACTTACATCCATGACTACTACTCTCTGTGA
- the LOC127314601 gene encoding F-box protein SKIP19 isoform X1: MTGDDLLWAMATLGFENYIEPLKLYLHKYREMPLFDEGMEMEQCEQLEVVPPPHCSAEGITEMGHEKAKEGLLNVDPKPSNITIHQSFPEPVTVLLPCKMLPCTMEVEPKALLESDLRDWSELPLDALSAIFMKLGTIEILMGAGLVCHSWLVTAKSPELWRFVDMTRHEVVFSKAENIMRKMAKVAIDRSDGRMESFWAQKFVSSELLDYIANRCNSLKSIRVIASGYFWDDAVTRLASKCPMLEEIEYSYQKQSWYFFKMLGAVRPELKRLRINMPWFDSDAMEREMRMEQQHDEDEEEEEEEEPYEAWEARHNQEAFAIAENLHELQLLQMTGYSLTKKGVYAILEGCPHLECLDLTDCGHLEVDDELLARCAKIRHVWLPRRWPRVHCPDLRTIGENEGEVIEPSDLYEMEARSLRDEGAMEDDSYGDNYWDDYSLPSSPDCPTAPDLRNVTCDDTRYYTYIHDYYSL; encoded by the exons ATGACGGGCGACGACCTGCTGTGGGCGATGGCGACTTTGGGGTTTGAGAACTACATCGAGCCCCTCAAGCTCTACCTCCACAAGTACAGAGAG ATGCCACTATTTGACGAGGGAATGGAAATGGAACAGTGTGAGCAACTGGAGGTTGTGCCGCCACCGCACTGCTCTGCCGAGGGAATCACCGAGATGGGTCATGAAAAGGCGAAAGAGGGGCTTTTAAATGTTGATCCTAAACCCTCCAACATCACTATCCATCAGAGTTTCCCTGAACCGGTGACTGTGCTGCTGCCCTGCAAG ATGCTACCTTGCACAATGGAGGTAGAGCCAAAAGCCTTGCTTGAGTCTGATCTTAGGGATTGGTCTGAGCTCCCACTCGATGCGCTTTCTGCAATCTTCATGAAGCTTGGGACAATTGAAATCCTGATGGGTGCGGGACTTGTGTGCCACTCATGGTTGGTGACGGCCAAGTCCCCTGAGTTGTGGCGTTTCGTTGACATGACACGCCACGAGGTGGTTTTCTCAAAGGCGGAAAACATCATGCGCAAAATGGCAAAGGTGGCTATAGATCGCTCTGATGGACGGATGGAGTCATTCTGGGCTCAGAAGTTCGTCAGTAGCGAACTCCTTGATTACATTGCGAACAG ATGCAACTCATTGAAGAGCATTCGGGTCATCGCCTCCGGATACTTTTGGGATGATGCAGTAACTAGGCTTGCATCTAAATGTCCAATGCTAGAAGAGATAGAGTACTCGTATCAGAAGCAGTCGTGGTATTTTTTCAAGATGCTCGGCGCAGTACGCCCAGAGCTGAAACGTCTAAGGATCAATATGCCTTGGTTCGACTCGGATGCGATGGAGCGTGAGATGAGGATGGAGCAGCAGCATGACGaagacgaggaagaggaagaagaagaggagccaTATGAGGCCTGGGAGGCGAGACACAATCAGGAGGCCTTCGCCATAGCAGAAAACTTGCACGAGCTGCAGCTCCTTCAGATGACCGGTTACAGCCTGACAAAAAAAGGGGTCTACGCCATCCTTGAAGGCTGCCCCCACCTTGAGTGTCTCGACCTTACTGATTGCGGCCATCTCGAAGTTGATGATGAGCTCCTAGCTCGCTGTGCCAAGATCAGGCATGTTTGGCTGCCACGACGCTGGCCTCGTGTTCACTGCCCAGATCTACGTACCATTGGGGAGAACGAAGGCGAAGTGATCGAACCTTCTGATCTCTATGAAATGGAGGCTCGTTCGCTGCGTGACGAAGGAGCAATGGAGGATGATAGCTACGGGGACAACTACTGGGACGACTATTCGCTCCCCTCATCCCCTGACTGCCCCACCGCCCCTGACTTGCGCAATGTGACCTGCGATGACACCAGATACTACACTTACATCCATGACTACTACTCTCTGTGA